Within the Thermanaeromonas toyohensis ToBE genome, the region CCTTTATCCGCAGAAGACGACCCGGGCCAGCGAGATTATTAATGAGTCTATCCAAGTGTTGAACGCTCAGAGGTTGGAATATAAAGTAGGATCTCTAAGTACTCACCTACATGGCCCGGAAGATCAGGTTTGGGCTGGATTACGGGAAATGTTTGAAAAGGCCAGCCAGTCTGGCGAAGTGAGCATGGTGGTTACCCTCTCCAATGCTGCCCATTAATCTTAAAGCCCCCTCCTTATCTTTTAGAGGGGGCTTCGAACTCCTTAGGCCGCCCTTGGTCCCACAGCAGCTAATTCCGGTGCCACACCTTTAAATTTGTTAAAGTTCTCGGTAAACAACCGGGCAAGCTTTTGGGCCATCTCGTCATACTCCTTAGGATCAGGCCATGTATTGCGCGGCTGTAAGACTTCAGCTGGAACCCCTGGGCAGGACTTGGGTACTAAGATCTGGAAGATGGGATGGGGTTCCATCTCCACTTCCTCCAGCTCTCCAGATAGGGCAGCCTGAACTACAGCCCGGGTAAGTTTAATGCTCATACGCTGACCCACCCCGTAGGGGCCACCCGACCACCCGGTGTTCACCAAGTACACGTTAACCCCATACTTATCGATCTTCTCGCCCAACATGCGAGCATAAACGGCGGGTGACAGGGGCAAAAAGGGCGCCCCAAAGCAGGTGGAAAAGGTAGCTTCGGGGGTAGTCACTCCTCTCTCTGTACCAGCCAGCTTGCTAGTATAGCCAGAAAGGAAATGGTACATGGCCTGCTCCTTAGTAAGCTTAGCGATGGGGGGTAGGACACCGAAGGCGTCGGCAGCCAGGAACAATATGGTACGCGGGTGGCCACCTACCCCAGGGACAATAGCGCCAGGGATAAATTCCACAGGATAGGCCGCCCGGGTGTTTTCAGTCAGAGCAGCAGAATCGTAATCTGTTTCTCGTGTTTCTTCATCCACCACTACATTTTCTAAAACCGCTCCGAAGCGGATGGCATTCCAGATCTGGGGTTCATTCTCGGCAGATAAAGAGATACATTTAGCATAGCATCCACCTTCAAAGTTAAAAATACCCTGGTCAGACCACCCATGTTCATCGTCGCCTATAAGCCTACGCTGGGGATCAGCTGATAACGTCGTCTTCCCCGTGCCAGAAAGGCCAAAGAAAAGGGCAGTATCCCCTTCCGGCCCCATATTAGCCGAGCAGTGCATAGGTAGCACCCCTATCTGGGGCAGCCAGTAGTTCATGACCGTAAAGATAGATTTCTTCATCTCGCCTGCGTAGCTGGTACCGCCGATAAGGATAAGTTTCTCTTCCAAGTTTAGAATTATAAAAGCTTCTGAACGAGTACCATCTATTTGAGGTTCAGCCTTAAACCCGGGAGCACATATCACTGTAAACTGAGGTTGATGGGTAGCCAGCTCCTCCCTGGTAGGGCGTATGAAAAGCTGATGTACAAAAAGATTTTGCCAGGCTAGTTCATTCACTACCCTTACTGCCAGGCGGAAACGGGGGTCAGCACCGACAAAACCGTCGAAAATGAACAATTCCCTGTTTTGAAGGTAAGCCAAAAGCCGCTGGTAAATTTGCTGAAATTTTTCCGGCTCTATCGATTGGTTAACCGGTCCCCAGTGGATCTGGTTATGGATAGAGGGCAAGTCTACTATATACTTATCGTTAGGCGAGCGGCCCGTATATTTGCCTGTTTTTACTACCAAAGCACCATTTTTAGCTAAGATCCCTTCTCCACGACTTAAGGCTATCTCAATCAATTTAGGTACAGGAAGGTTGCGGTAAATGCGGCCTGCGTTATATAAATCCATCCCCATTTCCCTTTCCTTTTTCCCTTCTCTTCAAGCAAACTCTTTACAGACCGAGTGCAATATACCATAATGGGGCAGGGGCGTCAACAGGAGGAAGAGAAGTATACTGTATCCTTAAAACAAAGCCCTATATAAGTAAATTTAACGCTTGTGTTCTAAGGGCCAGAATAAAAATACCTCCTTCAGCAGCATGCCATGGCCAAGGCCGGCCAGCCTTCAGGATCTTCTCCTCCACCTCCTTAAAATACGTTTTCACGCGTTCGCTATCACCCATAAGAGCTGCTGCCCAGGCTACCAAAGGAGTAGTAAAAGAAAGGGCAGAGACACTCCGGTGCCAATCAGGATAGTTACGTAAAAAAGCGGTATAAATTAAGCGCGCTTCCTTGTCTTTAGGTTTTAAAAGCCCACAAATAAGGGGAAAAAGCTGGGCCAGGGCATCAGGATACCACTTTTTCCAATTAGGTCTTAACCGCAGGCCAAAGCGATAAATAGCCGGACAAAAACCTTCACCCACCCACATTTTGCGTAAGATAGCTTCTTTTACTTTTCTAGCTAGCTTTTGATAAAAGTAAGCTTTATGTTTATCTCCCCACACTTCTTCCTGGAGAAAAGCATAATTTTGTAGCCCCTCGTAGACTTCACAGTTGTCCATAAGATATTTGACTTGCCAGTCCGGCCGGGCCAAAGTGAGCCCATCTTTATCGCGGGTAGCCAAGATAGCCCCCGCCACTGTTTCCAGCTCATCTTTATGTTTTTTAAGCCAGCTCGTCTCCCGGGTAGCCAGATAATAACGCCAAACAAGGGTAAGAAAAGTGGCTGCATAAGAGTCAGAAGAATCATAGCTCCCTTCCGGTATTTCCTCTCCATTAGTGGCCACAGTATAATCGTAGACCGTTCCGTAGATACCAAACCGGTCGGGTCGTTCCAAATGGGCCAGGTACCAATTAAGGTATGCCCGTACCCGGTCCTCCTGTCCCCCGGCCTCAATTACACCGTAGAGGGCTAGATGTGCAAAGTAAGGAACTATGCGCTGCCTTTCTGGATAAGAAGTAACAATGGCTCCCGAAGGAAGCTGGTGTGTCTCAATAATCCATTTCGCTTCTTCTTGGATAAGAAAGTTGTACACGCTAAAGAACCCCGCCCTATACTATGGCGGGGTCCGGGAAAATGGTACCATTGAGATAAGGCTAATGGGGGAGTAACCTTAGGGAAAAGAACAGAAGTAAAATCATAATGGCGTTCCAGGTGCTGTGGGCCACCACCGGGGCTATCAAGGAACCGCTCCGCTCGTATAAATAAGCTAACCCCCACCCCCCCACAGCCAAGGGAAGAAAGCGAAATAAATCAAAATGGAGTACGGCAAAAAGGAGGCTACTAGCCACTTGTCCCACCAGGGTTCCGTAACGCGCCTTTAATACAGGATAAAAAAAGCCGCGGAAATAGACCTCCTCTGTGATAGGGGCTAAAAAAGAGCCTAAGAATAGGGGGAGAAGAAGATCCCGGAAGCCCCGGGCCCTCCTTACCAACTCGGCGAAGGGTTGGGGAGCGGGCTCAGGCAAAAAATGCTGAAGCAATCCTCCAAGGAGGATTACTACTAAAAAAAGTATAACTCCTCCACCCAAGCCTAGCCCCAACGAGCGTCCTAAGTTCCGCCACTTTAAGCCTAATTCACCTAAGTTGCGGCCGTATTTAAACCTTACTAAATAATATACCCCGGATAATACAGCTATAGCTTGTATTCCCCCTGCTAACAAAAACTGGTAAGCCAGGGGTGGCCGCCAACCCGCCCATTTTAGAAAGAAGCTCGTACCATACCCTGAAGCGGCAAGTAAGCCTAGAACTACCAAACTATCTTTAATAGTCCAAGGAGGGGTACTCCGGGGATCCTTAACCATAAAATTTCACCTCATTGTTAATACTAGCTTGGTTTAAGGCTACGCCAACGGTCAAGATACATTTCTACGGCGGTTACAAAGGTGGCATGGGACCATGTTAAAGGAGAAACCGAAAGGGGTTCTCCCGTATAGGGGTGGAGTTGTTCCGGAAGCATACCTCCTGGTGTGGTTCTGTCGGCAGCCCATTCTAGAAGGGCCCGGGCCTCCGCTAGTTCCTCTAAATCCTTGGCCGTCTTAGCCTGCCAAGCAGCTAGCCATAAAGTACAAACCAGCCAGGGATTGCCTGGAACAGAGTATATATCTTCACTGCGCCGAAAGTAATAATCGCCCGTATATCTAGCCAGGCCCCCTACCTGGGTACGTACCCAAAGTCCTTCCCGCACAGCCCTTACAGTACGCCATACCCGTAACTCTTCTTTAGGCCAAAAATCGAGGAACCCCAGGTAAAGGAGGCTTGCATCTAAGGTATAATCGGCCTGAAAGCCACCTTCTTTCTGCAAATAAATTCCCCGGACAAAACGGCCTAACTCTGGCGAGTAAAGATATTTTACCATACTTTGCTGTATCTCTCGAGCAGCACGAAAGTATTTCTCGGCCTCGTCCTTCCGGCCAAAGGCAGTCGCCAACTTGCTGGCCATCAAAAGACCAGCTAGAACAGCTGCCGAGGTAAAGGTGAAAATCCCATGGCGCTCCTCCCAAAGATCGTAGCTGGGCAGGGGTAGACGGGTTACAGGATCTCGATAAGAGGCTAGGAACTGCGCAACTGGACGTACCAGGGAAGGGTAAAGGTCATGAAGGAGCCGCCAGTCTCGGTAACGCTGGTAAGCTAACCCTAAAGCCCAGAGGACAAGGCCTGTTTCATCTTCCTGAATAGGGAGGACAGGCCGCCCCTGCTGTAAGGGGAGTAACCAGGTAGAACCTAGGCTGGTATCTGCGTTATATTTTTGATAAAAATATCCCTGGGGAGCCACGATATGCGCGCAGTAATAATAAAAGGGAATAGAAACTTCTGGATAACCCGCTTGATCGAGGGCCAAGGCGGTAAAAGCCCCATCCCGGGGCCAGCAATACCCGTAGTGATCCCTAGCTTCATACAATATATCGCTATCCGTAGCGGCTAAGATAGCCCCTTGACTATCGCTATGGGTACGGATAACCAGGAGGCTCTGGGTATAAAGTTCCACCACTTTTTCAGGTAAATCCCCGAAATGGCGCTCGTGTCTCAATGCCCAAGAGCGCCAATAAGCTTCGTTTTCTACTAAAAGCGTGCTTACCCTTTTGGTTAAAACTAGATTATTAAGTTTCCTAACTTCCTCCCAACTTGTACCAGCCACCAGCCAATAATCTATAATGCCTTCCTCTCCGGAAGCTAGCTCAAGGCTAAAACTCACAGTACTATCTACTGAGCCGTGGTGCACGGGGTTACCCTCGAGGCGCCCGTCTTCCGCATCCCTCCACGTTCCTTCCGCCCCACGGAAGCGCTTGTTACCCACTGCATATTGATAAAAGCCCCGGTTTCCCGCGCGTCCATTAATAAGAAAGTACAACCCCCGCTTATAATGCAAAAGCACACCACTGTCAGGAAGATAAATACCAGTATCCCCTAAAGGGGATTCTTTAAGGGTAAAATCATGATAAAAAAAGACCCGGATTTCACGGGAATTAGGGGCGAGATTGCGTACATATAAGCGCTTAAGATAAACGTTTAGCTGGAAATGAACTGCGTTTTCTATTTCCAGACCGATTTGCAGATCTCTATTTATGGCCTCCACCCGGCCGTTCAGGGTCCCGGGTTTATAGCTTATATCTAGCTCCCAACCTGTTTCTTCTAGCCAGCTAAACTTATGATTCACCCAAAAACCTATCCTTCCCTTTTCTCCCCCCAAATGGGCAATATGATTAGGCCCACCTAGGTAGGGAAAATACAAATCGCGCATATTAAAACGGCCATCAAAGTTAATTAAAAGTTGACCATTGCCTAGTACAAGTTCTCGTGGCAAACTTATAGTCTCCTCCTAACTAGGCTGCCAAAAATCGCCCTCAATAAACTTTCTCCTTCTGGACATAATAAGCATGAGTTATAGCTTTCTAAAAGGATTATTCCACTTAACTCAAGAGATTATATAGCCGGTTGTGGAGGCTTAAGCGAAAGGAAAGGAGTTTTCTTATGGGATTAGTCTTGACGTTAATACTCTTAAGCATAGCAGCCGGCATTCTATACTGGTATTTTGCGCGTAAAAGGAGGCCGGCAGAAAAAAAACCTCTTCTGGCCCAGCCGGCAACTCAAGAACTGCCGGCTAGGTATGGTAAGGATCAAATCGTAGCCCTGGTTAAAGATCCTTACTGGCTGTATGTATATTGGGAGCTAACCCCTGAAAAAAAAGCAGAATTTGAAAGGCGCTATGGACCCGGATCCTGGGAGATTTCTCAGCCGGTTCTACGGGTTTATGACTTAACAGGAACCACCTTCGATTTCCTTCATGCCCCTTATTTCGAGATCGCTATTACTGATGCTGCCGATAACTGGTACATCCATGTAGGCAGGCCACGGAGCACTTTTTGCATCGACCTGGGACGGCACCACCCCCAGCACGGTTTTATCATTTTAGTCCGTTCTAATATCGTTACCACCCCGGCCGACCAACCCAGTGAAGTTATAGATCCTCTCTGGGCTCCCCTGGAAGCCTGTTGGCAAGGGGCAGGGGTGAGTAGGGGGCCAGCACCGGGTATTAGTTCTCCCGTTTTAGTGCAGCCCCGAAAATAAAGGAGGGAGCTTTATGCCCTCAGGATATGTAGCCCTGGTATTGCATGCTCACCTGCCCTATGTCCGCCACCCGGAAGAGGAATATTCCCTGGCGGAAAAATGGTATCACGAAGCCGTAACGGAAACCTATATCCCCCTCATTCAAATGGTACACCGGCTGCTGGAGGATCGGGTCCCTATCCGTTTAACGGTTTCCTTAAGCCCTCCCCTTGCTAGCATGATGGCGGATGACTTCATTCAGAAGCGTTATTTAAGGTACCTGGAACGGCTGCGGGAGCTAGCTGCCAAAGAAGTATGGCGCACCAAGGACGATCCCCGGTTTCACCTGGTGGCGCGCATGTACCAAAAGAAGTTCGAAGAGATCTATCGCCTTTACAATTACTACCGCGGAAACCTTATAAAAGCCTTTCAGGAGTTACAAGGAGAAGGAGCCCTAGAGCTTATCACCTGTGCCGCCACCCACGGGTATCTTCCCCTTATTGGCCTGCATCGGGAGGTTGTACGGGCCCAGGTAGAAGTGGCCGTCCACAACCACTTTCGCCTTTTTGGACAGCCACCAGCAGGATTATGGCTACCCGAGTGTGGATATAATCCCGGTGATGATGCTATCCTGAAAAAATATAATATCAAGTATTTCTTTTTAGACGCCCATGGTATCCTATATGCCACCCCCAGGCCGCGTTATAGCATTTTCGCCCCAGTAGTTACCCCTTCCGGTGTAGCCGCCTTCGGGCGGGACTTGGAATCCTCCGAACAAGTGTGGAGCGCCCAAGAAGGGTACCCTGGTGACTTCGATTATCGGGAATTTTATCGGGACATCGGCTATGACCTGGACTTTGAGTATATTAAACCCTATATTCATCCTTCGGGCTTAAGGGTAGACACAGGGCTAAAATATTACCGCATTACCGGGAAAACTGAGCTAAAAGAGCCCTATGTTCCAGAATGGGCCAGCGAAAAGGCTAAAATTCATGCTGGAAACTTCCTTTTTAACCGTGAGCACCAAATTAAATACTTAGCTACTTATATGGACAGACCTCCCATTATTGTGTGCCCTTACGATGCTGAGCTCTTTGGTCACTGGTGGTTTGAAGGTCCCCAGTGGCTAGAATCCCTTTTCCGGCAAGTGGCCTCCCTGGCTCACCAGCCTTTTATCTTTATTACCCCCAGCGATTATCTAGAGCGTTTCCCTATAAACCAACCGGCCATGCCCTGTATGTCTAGCTGGGGGAATAATGGGTATAACGAGGTATGGTTGGACGGGTCCAACGATTGGATCTACCGCCACTTGCACAACGCTGCCGAAGCTATGATAAATTTGGCTAACCTGTTCGTGGCTCCGCGGGATGAGCTAACCCGGCGGGCCTTAAACCAAGCAGCCCGGGAGCTTCTGCTGGCCCAAAGCAGCGACTGGGCTTTTATTATGAAAACAGGTACCATGGTAGATTATGCTATAGGACGGACTAAGAAACACCTACTTAATTTCTGGAAACTGAAGGAGAAAATAGAGCAGGAGAGTATAGATAAAGAATGGTTACAGGAGCTAGAAGAAACGGATAATATTTTCCCAGATCTGAACTACCGTGTGTTTGCCAGTGAGGGGGTATAAAGACATGGATATGGTATAATAAGGACTCAGGGGGGAAGGACGATGCGTGACGCTAGCATAAGCGAAGGCCTAGGTAGGATAGTGTGCCCTTGTGCATTAATAGGGGCTAAAAAGGGAGAAATCCATGATATTACTACGGTAGCCTGGGTAACTCAAGAATCTTCGAGCCCACCCCAGGTTACAGTAGCCCTTCACTCTAAAAGGTATGTCCTGGAGCTCCTTAGAGAAACAGGGGAGTTTGTCCTCTCCCTTTTAGCCGAAGACCAGGAAAAAATAGCTAGTTTCTGCGGTTCCCATTCCGGACGGGATACGGACAAGATAAAAGCGTTGGGGCTAGAGCTGGAACCCTCTAAAGCTATACATACCCCGCGTTTAAAGGATTGCCTGGCCAATTTAGAATGTAAAGTAACTGGAGAATATGAAAGCGGGGACCATGTCATCGTAGTAGGCCAGGTTCTAGCCGCTAATATTGACCCTTCACGCAAACCTTTACTCTATTACCAGCACCAGATAACTCGCTGGGGTTAACCAGAGAAGACCTATGGAACCCGCGGGCACTAGTCTCTGTTTCGGGTGCAGCCGCGACAACCCCGTCGGGCTGCACCTTAAGTTCTCCGTGCGGGAAGACGGGTGTGTGTACACCCGTTTTACCCCCGACCTTTTCCACCAGGGCTACAACGGTATATTACATGGGGGATTGGTCGCTACTGTCCTGGACGAGCTCATGGCTAACCATCTCATTAAGCTGGGGTATTGGGCCGTAACAGCCCGCCTGGAAGTGCGCTTTCGTAAACCTAT harbors:
- a CDS encoding YkoF family thiamine/hydroxymethylpyrimidine-binding protein, whose translation is MLCAEVSLYPQKTTRASEIINESIQVLNAQRLEYKVGSLSTHLHGPEDQVWAGLREMFEKASQSGEVSMVVTLSNAAH
- the pckA gene encoding phosphoenolpyruvate carboxykinase (ATP), whose protein sequence is MDLYNAGRIYRNLPVPKLIEIALSRGEGILAKNGALVVKTGKYTGRSPNDKYIVDLPSIHNQIHWGPVNQSIEPEKFQQIYQRLLAYLQNRELFIFDGFVGADPRFRLAVRVVNELAWQNLFVHQLFIRPTREELATHQPQFTVICAPGFKAEPQIDGTRSEAFIILNLEEKLILIGGTSYAGEMKKSIFTVMNYWLPQIGVLPMHCSANMGPEGDTALFFGLSGTGKTTLSADPQRRLIGDDEHGWSDQGIFNFEGGCYAKCISLSAENEPQIWNAIRFGAVLENVVVDEETRETDYDSAALTENTRAAYPVEFIPGAIVPGVGGHPRTILFLAADAFGVLPPIAKLTKEQAMYHFLSGYTSKLAGTERGVTTPEATFSTCFGAPFLPLSPAVYARMLGEKIDKYGVNVYLVNTGWSGGPYGVGQRMSIKLTRAVVQAALSGELEEVEMEPHPIFQILVPKSCPGVPAEVLQPRNTWPDPKEYDEMAQKLARLFTENFNKFKGVAPELAAVGPRAA
- a CDS encoding CPBP family intramembrane glutamic endopeptidase, giving the protein MVKDPRSTPPWTIKDSLVVLGLLAASGYGTSFFLKWAGWRPPLAYQFLLAGGIQAIAVLSGVYYLVRFKYGRNLGELGLKWRNLGRSLGLGLGGGVILFLVVILLGGLLQHFLPEPAPQPFAELVRRARGFRDLLLPLFLGSFLAPITEEVYFRGFFYPVLKARYGTLVGQVASSLLFAVLHFDLFRFLPLAVGGWGLAYLYERSGSLIAPVVAHSTWNAIMILLLFFSLRLLPH
- a CDS encoding glycoside hydrolase family 15 protein, which codes for MPRELVLGNGQLLINFDGRFNMRDLYFPYLGGPNHIAHLGGEKGRIGFWVNHKFSWLEETGWELDISYKPGTLNGRVEAINRDLQIGLEIENAVHFQLNVYLKRLYVRNLAPNSREIRVFFYHDFTLKESPLGDTGIYLPDSGVLLHYKRGLYFLINGRAGNRGFYQYAVGNKRFRGAEGTWRDAEDGRLEGNPVHHGSVDSTVSFSLELASGEEGIIDYWLVAGTSWEEVRKLNNLVLTKRVSTLLVENEAYWRSWALRHERHFGDLPEKVVELYTQSLLVIRTHSDSQGAILAATDSDILYEARDHYGYCWPRDGAFTALALDQAGYPEVSIPFYYYCAHIVAPQGYFYQKYNADTSLGSTWLLPLQQGRPVLPIQEDETGLVLWALGLAYQRYRDWRLLHDLYPSLVRPVAQFLASYRDPVTRLPLPSYDLWEERHGIFTFTSAAVLAGLLMASKLATAFGRKDEAEKYFRAAREIQQSMVKYLYSPELGRFVRGIYLQKEGGFQADYTLDASLLYLGFLDFWPKEELRVWRTVRAVREGLWVRTQVGGLARYTGDYYFRRSEDIYSVPGNPWLVCTLWLAAWQAKTAKDLEELAEARALLEWAADRTTPGGMLPEQLHPYTGEPLSVSPLTWSHATFVTAVEMYLDRWRSLKPS
- a CDS encoding DUF4912 domain-containing protein, whose protein sequence is MGLVLTLILLSIAAGILYWYFARKRRPAEKKPLLAQPATQELPARYGKDQIVALVKDPYWLYVYWELTPEKKAEFERRYGPGSWEISQPVLRVYDLTGTTFDFLHAPYFEIAITDAADNWYIHVGRPRSTFCIDLGRHHPQHGFIILVRSNIVTTPADQPSEVIDPLWAPLEACWQGAGVSRGPAPGISSPVLVQPRK
- a CDS encoding glycoside hydrolase family 57 protein yields the protein MPSGYVALVLHAHLPYVRHPEEEYSLAEKWYHEAVTETYIPLIQMVHRLLEDRVPIRLTVSLSPPLASMMADDFIQKRYLRYLERLRELAAKEVWRTKDDPRFHLVARMYQKKFEEIYRLYNYYRGNLIKAFQELQGEGALELITCAATHGYLPLIGLHREVVRAQVEVAVHNHFRLFGQPPAGLWLPECGYNPGDDAILKKYNIKYFFLDAHGILYATPRPRYSIFAPVVTPSGVAAFGRDLESSEQVWSAQEGYPGDFDYREFYRDIGYDLDFEYIKPYIHPSGLRVDTGLKYYRITGKTELKEPYVPEWASEKAKIHAGNFLFNREHQIKYLATYMDRPPIIVCPYDAELFGHWWFEGPQWLESLFRQVASLAHQPFIFITPSDYLERFPINQPAMPCMSSWGNNGYNEVWLDGSNDWIYRHLHNAAEAMINLANLFVAPRDELTRRALNQAARELLLAQSSDWAFIMKTGTMVDYAIGRTKKHLLNFWKLKEKIEQESIDKEWLQELEETDNIFPDLNYRVFASEGV
- a CDS encoding flavin reductase family protein, whose translation is MRDASISEGLGRIVCPCALIGAKKGEIHDITTVAWVTQESSSPPQVTVALHSKRYVLELLRETGEFVLSLLAEDQEKIASFCGSHSGRDTDKIKALGLELEPSKAIHTPRLKDCLANLECKVTGEYESGDHVIVVGQVLAANIDPSRKPLLYYQHQITRWG
- a CDS encoding PaaI family thioesterase: MEPAGTSLCFGCSRDNPVGLHLKFSVREDGCVYTRFTPDLFHQGYNGILHGGLVATVLDELMANHLIKLGYWAVTARLEVRFRKPIPIGQELLCVSRLLKKRPPYFKLEAWVELPTGERAAEAQAEMMLLKLNGQTAPGGKDTPLKA